A stretch of Penaeus vannamei isolate JL-2024 chromosome 18, ASM4276789v1, whole genome shotgun sequence DNA encodes these proteins:
- the LOC113800406 gene encoding soluble scavenger receptor cysteine-rich domain-containing protein SSC5D-like, with translation MCISEPTADLYPPADCRLHSQADSRPASPSRPPTCISQPTCILQATVSLSLPVSPQPTVDCIPKPTADLPLTSRPPTCPTAILHPSADLCPPADSRNASPNRQPTCIPQPTADLHPLTDLHLTADSYPASLSRPPTAILHPSADLCPPADSRNASPNRQPTCIPQPTADLHPLTDLHLTADSYPASLSRPPTAILHPSADLCPPADSRNASPNRQPTCIPQPTADLHPLTDLHLTADSYPASLSRPPTAILHPSADLCPPADSRNASPNRQPTCIPQPTADLHPLTDLHLTADNRPASKQQESTPTAFPSTISTSTLPKDTSKEPQDPHRTTKYSRKSHEGPPNQPRRTAEGHPEGHPEGPP, from the exons ATGTGCATCTCTGAACCGACAGCCGACCTGTATCCCCCAGCCGACTGTCGACTGCATTCCCAAGCCGACAGCCGACCTGCATCCCCCAGCCGACCGCCGACCTGCATCTCACAGCCGACCTGCATCCTCCAGGCGACTGTATCCCTCAGTCTACCTGTGTCCCCCCAGCCGACAGTCGACTGCATTCCCAAGCCAACAGCCGACCTCCCTCTCACCAGCCGACCGCCGACCTGT CCGACAGCTATACTGCATCCCTCAGCCGACCTGTGTCCCCCAGCCGACAGCCGAAATGCATCCCCTAACCGACAGCCGACCTGCATCCCACAACCGACAGCCGACCTGCATCCCCTAACCGACCTGCATCTCACAGCCGACAGCTATCCTGCATCCCTCAGCCGACCT CCGACAGCTATCCTGCATCCCTCAGCCGACCTGTGTCCCCCAGCCGACAGCCGAAATGCATCCCCTAACCGACAGCCGACCTGCATCCCACAACCGACAGCCGACCTGCATCCCCTAACCGACCTGCATCTCACAGCCGACAGCTATCCTGCATCCCTCAGCCGACCT CCGACAGCTATCCTGCATCCCTCAGCCGACCTGTGTCCCCCAGCCGACAGCCGAAATGCATCCCCTAACCGACAGCCGACCTGCATCCCACAACCGACAGCCGACCTGCATCCCCTAACCGACCTGCATCTCACAGCCGACAGCTATCCTGCATCCCTCAGCCGACCT CCGACAGCTATCCTGCATCCCTCAGCCGACCTGTGTCCCCCAGCCGACAGCCGAAATGCATCCCCTAACCGACAGCCGACCTGCATCCCACAACCGACAGCCGACCTGCATCCCCTAACCGACCTGCATCTCACAGCCGACAACCGACCTGCATCCAAACAACAGGAATCCACACCCACTGccttcccttccaccatctccacctccaccctccccaaggACACCTCGAAGGAGCCTCAGGACCCCCATAGGACCACGAAGTACTCCCGAAAGAGCCACGAAGGACCCCCTAATCAACCAAGAAGGACCGCCGAAGGACACCCCGAAGGACACCCCGAAGGACCCCCTTAA